Within Mycobacterium heckeshornense, the genomic segment CCTGGGGCTTCGGCGGCTGGCCCGCGCGGACGGTCAGCTTCGTGGTGGGCAGCGCATTGGGAACAGGGTTTTTCCTGGCGCTGTTCCGGGTCGCGGCGGCCAAACAGGTGGACACCCGCGCCATGATTCCCGGCGCGCTGATCAGCGCCGTGGGCTGGCAGCTGCTGCTCACCGCGGCCGGCGACATCGTCACCCACCAGCTGCGCCACGCCCAGGCGGTGGCCGGATTCTTCGGTGCGGTGCTCGGGCTGCTGGCGTGGCTGGCGCTGCAGGCGACGGTGCTGGTCTACGCGATCGAATTCGACGTCGTGCGCACCAACCGCTTGTGGCCCCGCAGCATCGTGCAGCCGCCGCTGATCGAGGCCGACAAGGCCTACTACAGCCAAGCGCTGCGCACCGAAACACGCCGGCCCGAACAGCGGCTCGACATCGCCTACGACGCCGCCGAGCAGGACGAGGACTCACCCACCGGGTAAGGGTCGACGGCCCCGAATTTGACGGCTGTAAAGTCCGTCGTCATGGACAACATCAGGGCCAACACCGTCGTCATCACCGGCGCGGCCCGCGGCATCGGCTACGCCACCGCCAAGGCGCTGCTGGCACGCGGTGCTCGGGTGGTGATCGGCGACCGCGACGTCGATGTCCTCAACCAGGCGGTCACCGACCTGAGCGGACCGGGGTCGGTGTCGGGTCACCCGCTCGACGTCACCGACCGCGAATCGTTCGCGGCGTTTCTCGACAAGGCCCGCGCCGACGGTGGGGGGCGGATCGACGTGCTGATCAACAATGCCGGAGTGATGCCGGTCGGCCCGTTCATGCAGCAGTCGCAGCAGGCGATTCGCTCCGCCGTCGAGGTCAACTTCTACGGCGTGCTCACCGGCTGCCAGCTGGTGCTGCCGGAGATGGTCAAACGCCGCAGGGGACACATCGTCAACATCGCGTCGATGGCCGGCATGGTCGCCGTGCCGGGCCAGGTGGTCTACGCGGGCACCAAGTTCGCCGTGGTCGGGCTGTCCACCGCGCTGGCCGACGAGGTCGCCCCGCATGGCGTCGATGTGACGGTGGTGATGCCACCGTTTACCAACACCGAGTTGATCTCCGGCACCAAAACCTCCGGGGCGAGCAAACCGGTGCAGCCCGAGAAAATCGCCGCGGCGATCGTCAAGGTCCTCGATAAGCCCAAAACCCATGTGTCCGTGCCTGGTTCGGCACGATTCATCGCCGCGTCGACCTCCATGCTGGGTCCGCGTGCTCGTCGTTGGCTGAGCAAGCGCACGGGAATCGACCGCATCTTCCTCGACTTCGACCCGCAGGCCCGGCAGGCCTACGAGCAGCGCGCACAGTCGGCGATGGGCATCCGCGACCACACGGACTGACCGGTCGGTTAACGCTCGCCGAAAAGCCTCCCTGACATGCGGCGACGGCATAGCCTCGGGGCATAACGACGAAGCGGGGTGGAGGCTTGACATGACAGACGTGAACCCGCATGCCTACAACACCGCGTGGCAGTTCCGCGCAGACGCCTGGTGCCGGCTCGAGGAAGCCAGCGAACGGCTGTCGACCGCCGCGGCCCGCGGACGCGATCCCGCGCCGTGCATGCAGCTGGTGGAGCGGCTACTCGCGCAGCTACGGCCGTTCGAACGCTACTGGGCGTTCCCGGGCATTCATGTGTTCAACCAGACGCACCGTCTCTTTGCCACCGGTGCTTTCGACAAGTTCGGCAGAACGGTCGCCAAAATCAACCGCGCATTGGTCACCGAGTCCTACCGCACCGGAACGCTGGGATCACCGCTGGAGGGCGAAAACGAGGCGCTGACTGCGGCCCCGGTGATTGCCGAAGTGCTGGGCCACCACCGGCCAACCCGGCCGTATTTCGAGCTGCTGGTCGTAGCGACGATGAACGAGGCCCAAGAACACGCACTTGCCAACGAGATTCGCAGCTGGCGCCGACCCGACGACGCGTTCATCTACGAGATCGTGGTGGTCGGCAGCGGTGACGAAGCGGTGATCGCGGCCCGGCTCAACTCCAACGTGCAGGCGTGCGCGATCACCCGGCGATTCTCGCATCGCTCGCGACGGGACCTGTCGGCCTTGGAGCACTTCTGCGACGCCCACGTCGCCGAGGACCTCGCCGATCACTCGCCGGAAGAACGAGCCGAGATCTTGGCCAAAGTGCTGCGCGAAACCCGACCGGAAATCGACCTGTATCTGATCACCGAACTCGAGGTGGAGGACGTCGCCGCCCGGCTCGGCCACCATTTCCGGCGGGTATTCCACGCCGGGGAAGGCACACTGGACCGGCACCTGTCGCTGCTGGAGGGGGTCGCGGCCCGGTACCGCACACCATTCTTCAGCGCCTTGCGCGAATACAGCCACCGGCCGACCGGGGTGTTTCACGCGCTGCCGATCTCGCAGGGCAAGTCGATCGTCAACTCGCACTGGATCGCCGACATGGTGCAGTTCTACGGGCTGGATTTGTTCTTGGCGGAGACCTCGGCAACCTGCGGCGGCTTGGACTCGTTGCTGGAGCCGACCGGACCGCTGCGAGACGCACAACAGCTGGCGGCCAAGACATTTGGTGCACGGCAGACCTACTTCGTCACCAACGGCACCTCGACGGCCAACAAGGTCGTCGAGCAGGCGCTGGTCGCGCCCGGCGACATCGTGCTGATCGACCGTAACTGCCACCAGTCCCATCACTACGGGCTGATGATGGCCGGCGCTCAAGTCACCTACCTGGATGCCTATCCGCTGAACCAGTATTCGATGTACGGCGGGGTGCCGCTGCGCGAGATCAAGTCTCGGCTGCTGGCGCTGCGCGCGACCGGCAAGCTGGAACGGGTCAAGCTGTTGTGCCTGACCAACTGCACCTTCGACGGAATCGTCTACGACGTCGAGCGGGTGATGGAGGAATGTCTGGCAATCAAGCCGGATCTGGTATTCCTTTGGGACGAAGCATGGTTCGCCTTCGCCAGGTTCCACCACGTTTATCGCAGGCGCACGGCGATGCACGCAGCACGGGTGATCCGCGAGCGGCTGCGCTCGCCGCAGTATCGGCAGACTTACCGCGACTTCGCCGAGCAGATCGCCGGTGCCGACGACGAAACGCTGCTGAATACCCGCCTGATGCCCGATCCGGCCCGCGCCCGGGTCCGGGTCTATGCCACCCAGTCCACCCACAAGACGCTGACGTCGCTGCGGCAAGGCTCGATGATCCACGTGTTCGACCAGGACTTCGACCAGAAGGTGCAGGAGACCTTCCACGAGGCGTACATGGCGCACACCTCCACTTCACCGAACTACCAAGTCCTGGCTTCGCTGGACATCGGCCGCCGACAAGCCGACCTGGAAGGCATGGAGCTGGTGCAAAAGCAGGTCGAGAACGCGATGCAGCTGCGCGACGCGATCGACAAGCACCCGCTGCTGAGCCGCTACATGCATTGCCTGTCGACGGCGGAAATGATTCCCGACCAGTTTCGTCCGTCAGGCCTGGACCAACCGTTGCGCACCGGGCTGCGCAACATGGCCACCGCTTGGGAGCAGGACGAATTCGTCCTGGACCCGAGCCGCATCACCTTGTATATCGGGCCCACCGGCATCGACGGGGATACCTTCAAACGCACCGAGCTGATGGATCGTTACGGGGTGCAGATCAACAAAACCTCCCGCAACACCGTGCTGTTCATGACCAACATCGGCACCACCCGCAGCTCGGTCGCCTACCTGGTGGAGATTTTGGTCAAGATCGCGCAGGAACTCGACGATCGGATCGCCGACATGAGCTTGACCGATCGCGCGCACCACGAGCGCGCGGTCCTGCGGTTGACGACTCCGTCGGCGCCGCTACCCGATTTCAGCGGGTTCCACGCATGCTTCCTGGAAAAGAACGGCGAGGACACTGGGTCCACACCGGATGGTGACCTGCGCCGGGCGTTCTACCTCGGCTACGACGACAGCTTGTGCGAGTACCTCAGCGCCGACGAAGTCGAGGAAAAGATGGAGGCTGACCGGCCGGTGGTCTCGGCCACCTTCGTCACCCCCTATCCGCCGGGATTCCCGGTCCTGGTTCCCGGGCAGGTCTTCAGTCGACAGATCCTATCGTTCATGCGCAGCCTCGATATCGCCGAAATCCACGGCTATAAGCCACATCTGGGGTATCGGGTGTTCACCGACAAGGCCCTGGAGATGGCCGAGGCCAGCCTGCGCCCGTGGAGCCGGGTCAGTGACGGGCGCCAGGTGCCCAGCGGATCGGGAATGCGTCTGGACGTGGAAAGCCCTGCGGCTCAACACAAACCGCAGCCATCGTCGACGGGTCCGACGGCAGCTGAGCCCGCCGGTCCGCCGGAGCCGCGGAAGGCAGAGCTGTGAGTGGGCCCGCCGGCCGGCACCGTGTGGTCATCATCGGCTCCGGGTTCGGTGGGCTCACCGCGGCCAAGGCGCTGAAGCGGGCCGACGTCGACGTCGTCGTGGTCTCGAAGACCACCAGCCACCTGTTTCAGCCGCTGCTCTATCAGGTGGCTACCGGGATTTTGTCCGAGGGCGAAATCGCCCCGACCACACGGCTGATCCTGCGCAAACAGAAAAACGTCCGGGTGCTGCTGGGCGAGGTGGAAGCCATCGACCTCACCGCGCAGACGGTGACGTCGCGCCTGATGACCATGCGCACCGTGACGCGGTTCGACAGCCTCATCGTCGCCGCCGGCGCCCAGCAGTCCTACTTCGGCAACGACCATTTCGCCACTTACGCACCCGGCATGAAAACCATCGACGACGCCTTGGAGCTGCGCGGCCGGATCCTGGGTGCGTTCGAGGCCGCCGAGGTCAGCACCGACCCCGTCGAACGGCAGCGCCGGTTGACCTTCGTGGTGGTTGGCGCGGGACCGACCGGTGTTGAGGTCGCCGGGCAGATTGTCGAGCTGGCCGAGCGCACGCTGGCGGGGGCGTTTCGTTCCATCAAGCCGAGTGATTGCCGGGTCGTCTTGCTGGACGCGGCACCGGCGGTGTTGCCCGCGATGGGCGAGAAGCTGGGGCTGAAGGCCCAACGCCGGCTGGAGAAGATGGACGTCGAAATCCAGCTGAATGCGATGGTGACCGCCGTCGACTATTACGGCATCACCGTCCAAGACAAGGACGGCAGTCAGCGGCGCATCCAGTGCGCGTGCAAGGTGTGGGCGGCCGGCGTCCAGGCCAGCCCACTGGGCAAGATCCTGGCCGAGCAATCCGACGGAACCGAAATCGACCGCGCCGGACGAGTTCTCGTACAACCCGATCTCACCGTCGAGGGACACCCGAATGTCTTCGTCGTCGGTGACCTGATGGCCGTACCCGGTGTGCCCGGGATGGCGCAAGGCGCGATCCAAGGGGCAAAGTATGCGGCGAAGTGCATCAAGCGCGCGCTGAAGGACCGTGACGATCCCGCACATCGCGCGCCGTTCACCTACTTTGACAAGGGCAGCATGGCCACGGTCTCCAGGTTCAGCGCGGTCGCACGGGTCGGCAAGCTGGAATTCGGCGGCTTCATCGCCTGGCTGGCCTGGCTGGTGCTGCACCTGGTCTATCTGGTCGGGTTCAAGAACCGCTTTACCACTTTGATCCACTGGGCGGTCACGTTCCTGGGCCGCGGCCGCAGTCAAATGGCCATCACCAGCCAGATGATCTATGCCAGGCTGGCGATGAGCAGGCTCGGCGAGCAAGAGCAGGGCGCGTTGGCGGCCGCCGAGCAAGCCGAGAAAGAGGCAGCCGGCTAGCCCTGCCTGGTGCGGTCACGACGGCGCACCGACGCTCAGCGCCCGAATCGTTTGAATCTCGTTGTCCTGGAATGGCCGTCCGTCGGGACGCAGCAGGTCATGAAACCACGGGTTGGGAATCGTTGAATACGGGTGATCCCAGGAGTCCCAGGGCAAATAAGTCTGGGTCTTGCCGGCAACCAAGCCCCAATTGAGTGCACCGACGTTGTAGCGCTTCGCAATTGGCAGCACGCCCTGAATGGTGCTGCCGAGCGAGCGTGCCATGTATTCGGTGCACAGGATGGGCCTGCCCAGTGGGGTTAGCTCGTTGATGCGGCTTTCGAAATTTCCCGGCTCGCCATAACAGTGGAATGTGATCACGTCGGCGTTATCAAGTTGGATTGCGGCAATTGTGCTGCGGCGTGCGGGATCTGCCCACTCGCCGTCCCAAACGCCGCTGGTGAGCGGTTGGCTAGGGTTGACCGAACGTGCCCACTGGAACACCTGGGGAAGCAAGTCGGCGACAAGCTGCTGCTTGTCTTTCCTTTCGACCGAGCTGTAGACCCGCGCGGGATTGTCTGGCTCATTCCACAAATCCCAACCCAAAACCCGGTCGTCGTTGCGGAATTGGCTCACCACGCCGGTGACATAGTCGTACAGCGTGCGGATGTAGCGGCGGTCGTCGAGGCGTTCCGCGCCCGGGCTTTGCACCCAGCCGGAGTTGTGCACCCCCGGTCGCGGTGCACGCTGCCGGCCCAGCT encodes:
- a CDS encoding SDR family oxidoreductase, with the protein product MDNIRANTVVITGAARGIGYATAKALLARGARVVIGDRDVDVLNQAVTDLSGPGSVSGHPLDVTDRESFAAFLDKARADGGGRIDVLINNAGVMPVGPFMQQSQQAIRSAVEVNFYGVLTGCQLVLPEMVKRRRGHIVNIASMAGMVAVPGQVVYAGTKFAVVGLSTALADEVAPHGVDVTVVMPPFTNTELISGTKTSGASKPVQPEKIAAAIVKVLDKPKTHVSVPGSARFIAASTSMLGPRARRWLSKRTGIDRIFLDFDPQARQAYEQRAQSAMGIRDHTD
- a CDS encoding aminotransferase class I/II-fold pyridoxal phosphate-dependent enzyme — its product is MTDVNPHAYNTAWQFRADAWCRLEEASERLSTAAARGRDPAPCMQLVERLLAQLRPFERYWAFPGIHVFNQTHRLFATGAFDKFGRTVAKINRALVTESYRTGTLGSPLEGENEALTAAPVIAEVLGHHRPTRPYFELLVVATMNEAQEHALANEIRSWRRPDDAFIYEIVVVGSGDEAVIAARLNSNVQACAITRRFSHRSRRDLSALEHFCDAHVAEDLADHSPEERAEILAKVLRETRPEIDLYLITELEVEDVAARLGHHFRRVFHAGEGTLDRHLSLLEGVAARYRTPFFSALREYSHRPTGVFHALPISQGKSIVNSHWIADMVQFYGLDLFLAETSATCGGLDSLLEPTGPLRDAQQLAAKTFGARQTYFVTNGTSTANKVVEQALVAPGDIVLIDRNCHQSHHYGLMMAGAQVTYLDAYPLNQYSMYGGVPLREIKSRLLALRATGKLERVKLLCLTNCTFDGIVYDVERVMEECLAIKPDLVFLWDEAWFAFARFHHVYRRRTAMHAARVIRERLRSPQYRQTYRDFAEQIAGADDETLLNTRLMPDPARARVRVYATQSTHKTLTSLRQGSMIHVFDQDFDQKVQETFHEAYMAHTSTSPNYQVLASLDIGRRQADLEGMELVQKQVENAMQLRDAIDKHPLLSRYMHCLSTAEMIPDQFRPSGLDQPLRTGLRNMATAWEQDEFVLDPSRITLYIGPTGIDGDTFKRTELMDRYGVQINKTSRNTVLFMTNIGTTRSSVAYLVEILVKIAQELDDRIADMSLTDRAHHERAVLRLTTPSAPLPDFSGFHACFLEKNGEDTGSTPDGDLRRAFYLGYDDSLCEYLSADEVEEKMEADRPVVSATFVTPYPPGFPVLVPGQVFSRQILSFMRSLDIAEIHGYKPHLGYRVFTDKALEMAEASLRPWSRVSDGRQVPSGSGMRLDVESPAAQHKPQPSSTGPTAAEPAGPPEPRKAEL
- a CDS encoding NAD(P)/FAD-dependent oxidoreductase; this translates as MSGPAGRHRVVIIGSGFGGLTAAKALKRADVDVVVVSKTTSHLFQPLLYQVATGILSEGEIAPTTRLILRKQKNVRVLLGEVEAIDLTAQTVTSRLMTMRTVTRFDSLIVAAGAQQSYFGNDHFATYAPGMKTIDDALELRGRILGAFEAAEVSTDPVERQRRLTFVVVGAGPTGVEVAGQIVELAERTLAGAFRSIKPSDCRVVLLDAAPAVLPAMGEKLGLKAQRRLEKMDVEIQLNAMVTAVDYYGITVQDKDGSQRRIQCACKVWAAGVQASPLGKILAEQSDGTEIDRAGRVLVQPDLTVEGHPNVFVVGDLMAVPGVPGMAQGAIQGAKYAAKCIKRALKDRDDPAHRAPFTYFDKGSMATVSRFSAVARVGKLEFGGFIAWLAWLVLHLVYLVGFKNRFTTLIHWAVTFLGRGRSQMAITSQMIYARLAMSRLGEQEQGALAAAEQAEKEAAG
- a CDS encoding cellulase family glycosylhydrolase, translating into MYRRTVLKLPLLLAGGAALARAPRATAEPPRASGESLRWSADRAHRWYQAQGWLVGANYITSNAINQLEMFQPGTYDPRRIDTELSWARFHGLNTVRVFLHDLLWAQDHRGFQVRLAQFVAIAARHHIKPLFVLFDSCWDPLPKLGRQRAPRPGVHNSGWVQSPGAERLDDRRYIRTLYDYVTGVVSQFRNDDRVLGWDLWNEPDNPARVYSSVERKDKQQLVADLLPQVFQWARSVNPSQPLTSGVWDGEWADPARRSTIAAIQLDNADVITFHCYGEPGNFESRINELTPLGRPILCTEYMARSLGSTIQGVLPIAKRYNVGALNWGLVAGKTQTYLPWDSWDHPYSTIPNPWFHDLLRPDGRPFQDNEIQTIRALSVGAPS